Proteins encoded by one window of Rhea pennata isolate bPtePen1 chromosome 11, bPtePen1.pri, whole genome shotgun sequence:
- the LOC134145250 gene encoding thymosin beta-15A homolog gives MCDKPDLSEVEKFDKKKLKKTNTEEKNTLPSKETIEQEKECVKSS, from the exons ATGTGCGACAAGCCGGACCTCTCGGAGGTGGAGAAATTCGACaagaagaagctgaagaagacGAACACGGAGGAGAAGAACACGCTGCCCTCCAAGGAGA ccaTTGAGCAGGAGAAGGAGTGTGTGAAGTCGTCTTAG